The genomic DNA AACTTAAGGAAAGATGGGAAGAGGTAGTTAGTCATTAGCTCCTTCCTATTTGAATAGCATATCAATGATCAATGGAGTCTtagattttttaataagttttgttTCCAAATGTGAAAAGTCACATTCTTGTTCTTATTTTGCTATAGTTTTAGTTATCCTGTGTTGTATGTACCACCCGGTTGCAGATGGCAGACATAGTATCTGAACAGTGGATTCAAATTCAGCAACTTCAACAAGCTCTTGTTATTGTGAAGGTATTAGAGACAATCTCTCTACTTAATTGTATTGTAACCAAATCAGTTATATATACTGCCATTGATCACTGTTTGTCCAATTTAGACTAGGACACTGCATGTTAAGGAAGGAGGAGGAGGCTTATTCTCAAGATTCACTTCCCTTATGGTAAGATAAGGAGTCTTCTCTTTGTTGAgttgagacaaaaaaaaaagaaaaaaaaaaagaaaaccgcTAGAAGGAGGGCTTGAACCTCCGACCTTGTGGTTAACAGCCACacgctctaaccaactgagctaTTCCAGCTTATTGATATTTTagttcattaatatatatttttctttacagTCTGGCAGAGACAAAGAAGAATCTTATATTTCCTCAACTTTGCTTGCATTCAAGAAATACCATCTACAGGTTATGTTTTAATTGTTATAAGTGATTAAATTGCAGTCATTTTAGGAGTATGGTTTTGTTTGAGCAGTTGACTGAACTTTTcttctaaatatattattattatgttttagttGCAACATCTCATCAAGAAGGAGATGGAGAAGAACAAATATCTTGCAATTCTTGCCCATAATGAAGTAGTGTTTTTGTTGGTAGGCATACATTAATCTGTCTAAACTGTCTTGTCTAATCTGTCTGACCATAATTCTTTATTACTAAGAttcattgtttattttatttatttgcatAGGCTTCAGCTCTGATCACTTTACCTGCTGTGGGTGCTTGGATAATCCTCTTTTCACGGCTCAGctcggaagaagaagaagaagaagcaacccattaattttttttattttttgaattattatatccATGATGTGCGTGTAATGGTTTGTATTGACATATCTTAAAAGACAAAAGAAGTGTATTTCTCAATTTAACAATTttcaatagaaaaaaacaaataaaagggGATAAGGTAATCagaagaagaggatgatgaaAAACTAATGGAGGAAAGCAGTTGGGAAGAAAAGATCCAAGTCCTAACCCACGTACTGACCCACATCACGAACAAACCCTCTCTCCATTCACAGTTATTCATCTCCTCCCAAATCCCCTGTTATCTGAACTGGAACAACTACCCACCGATCCTCTGTCGGAAATACACGAATCCTCTGTATCCGAGGTGGGCTTTCTTGTTCTTCCTGAAACGAGTGTCGAGATTAGGGTTTCCTCATACCTCGTGGAGGTCCAAGTGTCCTTACCAACAGCCGCCGCCTCTGATTCTGGCGAGGGGATTAGAGGAAGCGCAGTGGGGTGAGGAGGAGCAGAGGATAAAGTATGCCAGGAAGAGGATCAGAATGAAGAGAATTGGGAATGAGATTAATCCACTCATCCCCATCATTGTTCCTaatctctttcttttttctctcaTGTTTTGGAACCCTTTCccacaatataaataaatctttgaTTCTTGAATTAGAAGATGACATTGAAGTAATGATCAAAGCTTTGATGGGTATGGAAGATTGATCAATTTGAAACGTGTACTTACAGATCtttgaataataatagttaatctTTTTTTGTCAAAAGGTAGGTTCTTTGGAGTCAATAGCGACGACTTTATCTGATGTTACTGTTTCTTTATTTCACATTTCATGCTTTTGTCTTCTTTAAGCTGCTTTCTTACTAACAAACTGACTGACTAGATGTGAATATATgattggggggggggggggggggggactTGAAACAGATTTCCACTAATTGCGCAAGACATTATCACCTCAATCCAAGGGAGAAAATTTGTGTTTCTACTTTCTagatacttattttttattattattattagtattgtTGTTCAAACCAGACCTAATTAACATGAAAATTGAAGTTGAGACTTTAggtaatattaaatattatgaatcgATGATGGTGTTGTTTAGGTTAGTTTTTGTATATTAGTCTTTCTTAATCATTATTCTTGTATTCATTAGCTCAAATGACAAGGGTGAAGATtgcatttaaccaactaaactagtTTAAGTGATGACGGATTCTTACTAGTTTCCTgcattaaacaaaacaaaaaagagggaaggtttagggtttattttgatgtatacAGAAAAGAGAGGAAATGATGAAGGAGAAGTAGAAAGGAAGGCATGAAAAGATGAGGGTGTCACGCGCAGTGTTAATTACAGAAGTGGTGGGGTTTGGTTATCATTTGATTTCATATATTGGCTGTAAATGTAATGTAATGTTTACAGCCTTTAATTCTTTCTTTCACTCATCATATGATAAGTCTAAATTAGGCCTGCCCctttctttatattttagttaataagaccatattattaattaagtaaatttCAGTCATTATTATACAAAAATCATAAGCATTGCTTAAACTCCACCCGACTCAATCTCAAGTAGCAcagtaatattattaattaaatgtgtTTCATTTTCCCCTCAAATTAGTCCTCTCTGTTTTGAATGGACCACCACCCACAATCATCGCctctttcaattcaattcaattcttaattaattagtagaaaATGGTAGTATATATAAAGATGGCCGAATATCAAAGAAACACAACATTTCCacatctctctttctttctttcttttcgcTAGCTAAGCTAAGCTAAGATAATGGCCATGGCTTCTTTCTCCTCTGCAGCCAAACATTTATTACTAGTTGTTTTGATATTTGCTCTCTTCTTATCTGGTGAGCTTGAAGCTAGAGACAGCCAATTCTTCAGCAAAGTGGCCTCCTCAaactccaattccaattctaaggCCAACTCAGAAGAAATCATCCCTCAAGATTCTCAAAATGCAGGCTATGGCCTAGTTTCGGAGGAGCAAGGGAGTGACCAGAAAGTTGATACCAGCAAAACCACTTCCAATTATAATTACATGACAGAGCAGAAGGAAGAACTGGAGGGCACCACGGACCAAGGGTATCCCACCACTTACAATGACAAGGCATATGTCACCAAGCCACAAGGGTACACACCCAACAACAACAAGTATGGGAAGAATGATGATGAGTTTATAAGTGGCAGCTCTCTCATGGATGCCCAAGGTCATTCCACAACCTACAAtttcaacaacaacaataacaacaaTGCTTACGACTCCAAGCCAGATTTCGACACTACTTATGACTCCacaaacaacaaaaacaatGCTGTCAACACTTACAATTATCCTCAACAACAGCAACAACAAGAATTCAGCCAGGAGGAGAAGTATGCCGTCTTAAACTACAACAACAACGacgacaacaacaacaacaattacAATGAAGGAGCACAAGGACAAGTTATGTATACTAACAACAACAATTACAATGAAGGAGCACAAGGACAAGtcaattataataacaattacAATTACAATGAAGGAGCACAAGGACAagttaattataataacaacaacaacaacaaccgcTACAATGGACAGCAAGAAGGAATGAGTGACACCAGGTTCTTGGAGAATGGAAGGTATCACTACagtcttaataataataataataataagcagACTAATCAGTATTCACCAAGCAACAACAACTACAATTACAATTCAAACTTCAACTCCATGGAAGTTGGGTATCAACAGAATGATCAAGAATTAGATGCCTTCAACCCATGATCGATCATTTGCCAAAAAGGGAAAGATTCAGTCATGTATCATTGATTGATTATATATGTGTCTGTGTCTGTGTTTGTGTGTTTgtagtttaattatatatataaattaagaagaaaaagagtgagATCAGGAAGGTTGTGTATGGTCGGTCTGTCTGTCTATCTTGATATAATTAATCAGTCTTAATTGGAAgattaattatcttaattttctgataaactgttaattaatttaatctttgaACCAAGCTAGCAGCTTATTAGCCCAGACAGAAGATGTGAACCTGTCATTCTATGCCATTCAAACATCTTCTCACAAGATAGAAATTTGTcttatttcaaaaacaaaaacaaaatctttaattGAAGATGCTACAAGAATCCAATGAATTTTGtctatttctttttctattttggTCTTactctctctttatttttatttatttttaactttagctttaaatagaaaaaaagtctaaattctctctttttcatcattaattgaAATAGTGTGGAACAcaaattaaagtatatatatttattatataaaaatataaatcaagaCACAACAACGATTCCGTGAATGCCGGATTGACTTGAattatcttctttctttttctatttgtATTTTCTAGGCAATTTGTTTTATATCACTTTTCctatatttaatttcaatttgttttataGTACGTATTTTCAGGTCAATAATAATTCATATCTGGTCATGCTGTTGGATATATATTGCAAttcattcataattaaaaacatatccTATTTTAGGCTTCCTTCTTGATGAAACTAACTATTATTTACTTTTAgtttgttattttcaaatttaataccttatatatatatatatatatatatatgagtttatTTGAAAGTGCAAAATCCGCCAATTTCATACCCTCCTTCTGCTTGTTGGGCGTGTGTGTGGCCGGTGGGAAGAGGCAATGGAGAACTATAATCGGCTGCAAGGTATTACTGGTTCCTCATTATTTTCGTCAAGATATCATCTTTCACGATTTCTTGTTTATTAGGTATGTACTAATAATGCAGATCAGAGACAGACACAAGGGATTATTAATTGTCCATACTGTCATGAACTCTTTCAAATCGACTTCCTGTTTTCGCATCTCGCCGCCGATCACTCCCCCAACTCAGAACCGGCTGTCGGTCTCTCTTCTTTATTTCATTTCTTGATTATTCATTCAAGAAACTGATgatcttccttcttcttcttcttcaggcTTGTCCTATATGCTTAGCAATTGTCTTATATAAAGAAATGGAATTACATTTCAGGCTGGAGCATGAATCCTTATTCAAGATATCCTTTTCATCAAACAACATATCATGATCTTTCTTTTCTCAAAATGGTTCATTCGTTTTTCTTTAACCAACAAAGACttgttgttaattaatttacagATATCCAAGAACAGACAATATGGAAACAACCAACATCCGGGAAGTTATTTTTGTTCGAGGAATTGATGGTGCTTCACTTGAACTTGATCTTTCATCCTTAAATTCAAGAGGAATTGATGGTGCTTTACTTCAACTTGATCTTTCATCCTTAAATTCAATCACCAGTCAACTCCAACTAACTGATGATTCACATAATACCTTAAATTTAAACACCCATCAACTCCAACTAACTGATTCTTCACATAATACCTTAAGTTCCATACATAATAATAATCCCACCAGACAGAAGATTCTAAGGAGATCAAGATTCAATTCGTCCTTAACACAGATTCCATGGAGATCAAGATTTGATTCTTCCTTAACCCTTGAACAACGGGAAAATAGGACCGCCTTCTTGCAGGAGCTTGTCAACTCCACTCTCGTACCTGATGATCATTGATGggttcttttttctttctattttttagttttgacaaacttgaatatatatatgtaataacaAAAGGGTATAAATCGAGAAACATTTGAAAATAGTGTTCCAAACTAGTTCtactattatagtttttatttcaatttcggatattaacaaatatataaatattttatattacattataatgaaatatataaatatgtgaaaaatgaaacaaacaagGAAAGGGCAGGGCAGGATtaccttaaattttttcttcaattacCAAATGAATAAAGAAATCAGCTGGTTTCTCACATCATTGAATCTTCCAACATTATTGTCAGCAACGAGAACTTAGCCATTATGCTTATTTTTCCATTAACCACACACAGCTTCGCACCACTAACGACCCAGTAGCCAGGTGGTTCTTCCGGGCCCCTAACCATTTCCTTCGTATCCACAACATTGGTGAGTTTCGGCACTCTATTAGGGACAGGTGGTCCACCAGGGTAAATTGCAGAATTCAAATCGACTTTTTCAGGCTTTGGATTCTCGGGTGGGACTAGACCCATGCTGAAGGTCGTGCTGATCAGGGTAGACATGAAACCAGATTTTCTTGAGGATGCTGACGAACCGTGCCATTCAGAACGACGGATTCTTGCTGAAGCGACTGTTGAGAATCCTAGCCTTAGGAATAATGTTTTCTTGATTCCCATTCCCTTGACCTCGAACCAGGCTTTGGTTACTATCGAAccaggatcgtcgaagtgggaTCCAGTGTGCTCGACGGGAGCGGTACAGATATGGGAGAATAGGCTGGACTTGATGGGTTCGAAGTAGCCTTTATCAATCTGCTCATTTGTCGGTTTGAAGGTTTGATCGTCGGAAAGGTGGAGACTTTCAGGTGAATTCGACAGGTGTTGAAGATGGATAGCTAAGTGATCGCTCCGTTTACCTTCTAGGTATAGTCTGATTCCTGTAACTGGTCGGTTTCCAGAATCAACCTGAGAAAATGGTTCAATATTAGAAGCCATATTTCCTTTAGTACTCATCAAagcatttcattttctttaccTTTACGGTATTTATGAAGAGCTTTGAACCCATGAACCGAAATTGAAGCGAAGGAGAAACTTGTTTTCTGTTTCGAGGTGCGAGTGGAAGGTCGCTGAATGCAGGAGCCCATTGTCGAGGTAACTGAAACTCCAGAAATTGACGCAGTTCTTCAATCTGCGGTTTATCTgcatgattttttattttacatttttgcATGAATTAATGgggaaaataaaatagttttctcCTACAGTGTAAAACAAGAAACTCACATCTAAGGTAAAGATTAATAGCATGGCTAAGAAATCCACTTCCTCTTACGCCATTTAAAAGTGAAACTATAGGAACAAAAGACATCGATACAGCATTAGGGAATTGTGCTACAGTTGAGAGCCAATTATCGTGACTTTGCCCTTCATCATAACCTCCACGTCGAATAGATATGCTTAATATGTCCTGAAATATTATCATATTACTACATTGAATCAGCACCAATTCATGATTCTGAACCCAAATAGCTAAAGAACTTACATCATTCTTGGAATGAGAACTGACTGATGGAACTATGGAACTCATAAATGGTGTATTTAGATCCCAGGCTACAGACTGTTGTTGATTCTGCAACATTTTTTTACAAGTTAAAACGTAGCAGCAAGCATATATATGTTGTAAACAAAACCTATACGCGGACAAACCTTGTTCTTTTTCGAAAAACCGGTATCAGTTTCCATAGCTTCAGAAAATCTCTGGTCAGCTATCTGTTTCAATAGTTTCTGCAGTTCAGCTGGCTCAAGGGTCGACTGCTGTAGTTGCTTAATGTGAACGGTGTCTTTACCACCCATCTTCACCCCAACAACAATGTGAGTGCCATATTTCTCAATAAACCTGGAAGATAGTAAGATATTCAGCATATCTTATCCTTTAAAATGCCCAAATAAAGGATTAATTGTTCTTGCTAATTCAAAAGTTACAACTTAAACAGATGATCAAatcaaaaagaagaagaagaggacgtACTCTGCAAGCTTAGCAGGATCCCATGAAGAAGGAACTTCTTGCTTGACATGCTTAGATAGTGCTATTTGTGATTTTGCTAATTCAATAGTGTAGAGAGCAATTTTCCAACCATCGAAAGCAAGACATTTGGTGGAGGCTGCATCTTTCTGCCAACACCCTTTGAAGCTGAACATGGAATTGAATAGACCGGAGGGGACTTTGCCTGATAGACCTATCTCCTGGTTGAATTGCTCTGACATCTGTATTGGGTTTTTTCAACGATTAGGGTCCAAATAGATAGAGAGGAAGAGGTAAAGCAATTTCTTTCAAGGATCATAATCACCAACCAACCTacctggttgaaagagagaacaTCGGAATGAAAGCGCGTCCTCTCGCCTTTATCGCACTTGATAGCTTCGGAAACGCCGGAGACGATGACGCCGCCGGGAATACGTAGATCCTTGGTATGAGTCCGTTGGAGGTCAATCAAATCGGAACCGGATGGACAAGGCTTACAAGCCGACAAACGAATATCATTGGTGAGATCGTAGCCGAAACCAATGACGGAGACCGCCCTTTCGGCGGCCGATTGAGGATCTAACCGGCCGGCAGGGATAAACGCCATGTCCGATCAGTCGGTCGGTCGGTCAGTCAGTCGTCGATAAAGATTCAGTCTTTGTgaatggaaatggaaatggaaatggaGGATTAGCTCCCCCTCCCCCTTAGTTTGACTAGCTCCTTTGTGTACCAAAGTTGACAATCTTGACTAAACTCTAAAACacgtattaattaattaattcactcTGAATCAACGAACccttaaacataataatattcccaaataacttataatttatgAAGAATGAGATATGAATAAGGTGTATTTGAACTATTTATTAAAGTAagtatatttgtttattatatttttataaattcaactttatagaAAGAATTCAAAAAGTAAATAGACATAATCATGATTTTTAAAGGGTTAATAGTAAAACTAGAAATAGACATGGGTTCAAATCTGaactattttctttttattttttaaaattctactACTAATAAAGTTTTGACTTTTGTTCAagtaatttcttaaattttatttatatatatatatatatatatatatatatatatattttgtttgtttgtgttcttaaaataataaaagatattgaTAACGTTGAAATAGAGAAAGATGTATAATagacatataattaaaatttaaataaaatgataggtattacgaaatataaaatatgatattgtaataaaaaatcGTAATATATTTGAATCGGTGTATAAGACATGActtgcataaaaaaaaattagtgagaATGAATTGAGATTAAGAAcgaatgtaatttaatttgaaaacgaAATAAATTTGTTAGCACTCTTATCTAGGGTTGTGCAATAAAATCGAAAAATCGATAAGCCAACCGAACCGATAGCTTACCGGTTTTATTTTACTGGTTTATTGGTTAATCGGTTCTAACAGTTCCGAttaaacggttcggttttcggttaaactaattttttagcGATTTAACCGataaaccggtaataatttaatcatatatttatagtagttattttgtaaatattatatatattataaatcatatttaataatatatattaattatttttaaattttaaattataatttgtatagaattgttttaaaaaaatatctaatttatatgactattaatataaaatggagatttttaaaatatattatattgattacactaatataatatattataacatatttctaaatatatttataaatattattataatataaataaagaatattataaaagtaCGGTACAAATAaggattttgaagaaaaaaatcttttaataagtttaacaattaatttaaaaaattgaattgtcGGTTAACCGACCGAACCAAAACCGATAAAACTGATATCAATATTGGTCGGTTAATcagtttataaaataagaggTAAAATTGGACTTAATCGGAACCGTTTAACTAGTTAACCGGTTAACCGATTGAACAACCTACTCTTATTCGTATACGAGAAAGACGATATAGTTAGAAACTTAGACAATCgaacatttaaaattagttattttaaacaaaaataaatgtaaaataagtaattttaaataaaaataaatatataaaataatttcaaacaaaattttgtatatataaatatttaaaacttaattaaatgtacgaaaaacattatatatattacccaGTTTTTAATCtaccaaacaaaatcaaatataaaaataataaaacacatCACATTCacatacttaaaaaaaaacataaaaagtcACCAAGTTGAAAGAAGTATAATGAGATTTCTCAAATTGTTCtacaaatatttactaaatcATCCATGTTTGGTTACAAAATATTAACCAAGTCatcaatgtttttttagttaatactTCATATTCACAAGTTGTTTAATAAGAACTAgtcattcatttaaaataaatcaacaataaataatcaaaattatttacaaaagaTTGAACAATATCATTGTTGCATATTGACTACATCTAAAACacacaaatctatatatatataatatatatatataatgatgcttaatttttaaagagtacggattatcgggtcgagagctgtggttaatttggatatttatgtgagagtaaatggatacttgggtcggattatgagttcacccgtccataaacttaaaacggttaaaaataaatttaaaaatgttatttgtagatttcgaacttgcaacctaacaaaacaagtacaacatttaaccaaatgtgattaagatgtggtttgtcgggggataatagaccggtattatttgaaagtggttaaagaaatatgaatcaaatatttaattgactaaagtgtgaggtcatgatgctaattattaaaaaatatgaatcaaatatttgattgacaaaataaaagtgtaaagtca from Impatiens glandulifera chromosome 9, dImpGla2.1, whole genome shotgun sequence includes the following:
- the LOC124914623 gene encoding MACPF domain-containing protein NSL1, producing the protein MAFIPAGRLDPQSAAERAVSVIGFGYDLTNDIRLSACKPCPSGSDLIDLQRTHTKDLRIPGGVIVSGVSEAIKCDKGERTRFHSDVLSFNQMSEQFNQEIGLSGKVPSGLFNSMFSFKGCWQKDAASTKCLAFDGWKIALYTIELAKSQIALSKHVKQEVPSSWDPAKLAEFIEKYGTHIVVGVKMGGKDTVHIKQLQQSTLEPAELQKLLKQIADQRFSEAMETDTGFSKKNKNQQQSVAWDLNTPFMSSIVPSVSSHSKNDDILSISIRRGGYDEGQSHDNWLSTVAQFPNAVSMSFVPIVSLLNGVRGSGFLSHAINLYLRYKPQIEELRQFLEFQLPRQWAPAFSDLPLAPRNRKQVSPSLQFRFMGSKLFINTVKVDSGNRPVTGIRLYLEGKRSDHLAIHLQHLSNSPESLHLSDDQTFKPTNEQIDKGYFEPIKSSLFSHICTAPVEHTGSHFDDPGSIVTKAWFEVKGMGIKKTLFLRLGFSTVASARIRRSEWHGSSASSRKSGFMSTLISTTFSMGLVPPENPKPEKVDLNSAIYPGGPPVPNRVPKLTNVVDTKEMVRGPEEPPGYWVVSGAKLCVVNGKISIMAKFSLLTIMLEDSMM
- the LOC124914624 gene encoding protein DEHYDRATION-INDUCED 19 homolog 4-like encodes the protein MENYNRLQDQRQTQGIINCPYCHELFQIDFLFSHLAADHSPNSEPAACPICLAIVLYKEMELHFRLEHESLFKRYPRTDNMETTNIREVIFVRGIDGASLELDLSSLNSRGIDGALLQLDLSSLNSITSQLQLTDDSHNTLNLNTHQLQLTDSSHNTLSSIHNNNPTRQKILRRSRFNSSLTQIPWRSRFDSSLTLEQRENRTAFLQELVNSTLVPDDH
- the LOC124915106 gene encoding uncharacterized protein LOC124915106, with protein sequence MEESSWEEKIQVLTHVLTHITNKPSLHSQLFISSQIPCYLNWNNYPPILCRKYTNPLYPRWAFLFFLKRVSRLGFPHTSWRSKCPYQQPPPLILARGLEEAQWGEEEQRIKYARKRIRMKRIGNEINPLIPIIVPNLFLFSLMFWNPFPQYK